One Aegilops tauschii subsp. strangulata cultivar AL8/78 chromosome 7, Aet v6.0, whole genome shotgun sequence genomic window carries:
- the LOC109765160 gene encoding protein NRT1/ PTR FAMILY 8.3-like, whose product MAPGAGSEQQSKRLPCSTALPPRSRPPLALCLHGHACLLYDSNYFLPFGLTDGWGFLSQGAAEAYAADGSLDFDGNPALKRRTGGWRACRTLLAIEFCYNLSINGITCNLITYLTVVLGKGNVASARSVSTWQATSSVIPLVGAILANSYWGRYRTMVISFSTFVVGMILTALSAYLLLLVKNGISNVVAVQESIMFLGLYIIAVGVRGLRPCLMSFGADQFDDGDPLERRAKAAFFNWYVFTMYCGSTIASTGIVWVQDHYGWALGPTILAVGLSCLVATSRKYRFQPTHGSPLTGVCQVVVAAVNNFNVELPSDSSLLYELPDDNPVMRGFERIEHTTDLRFFDKAAIVGPSNKEMEETDAPALRSPWRLCAVTQVEELKILVRMLPLLVTIVFFYAVAAQVPSTFVEQGMAMDTAVGSVRIPPASMSTFNVLTIVVLIPLYDRVFVPAARRLTGRENGISGLQRIGAGLAMPVLSMAAAAFLETARLRAAKASPLAPKATSVLWQAPQYALEGVGQVLTTVGQFSFFYGQAPPAMKTVCTALGLLSIAAGEYLS is encoded by the exons ATGGCCCCCGGCGCCGGCAGCGAGCAGCAGAGCAAACGGTTGCCCTGCTCGACCGCCCTCCCGCCGAGGTCTCGTCCCCCTCTCGCGCTCTGCCTCCATGGCCATGCTTGTCTTCTCTAcgattcaaattattttctcccTTTTGGCTTGACCGACGGATGGGGATTTCTGTCGCAGGGAGCGGCGGAAGCGTACGCCGCCGACGGGTCTCTCGACTTCGACGGGAACCCGGCGCTGAAGCGCCGCACGGGTGGATGGCGCGCGTGCCGCACACTTCTCG CTATTGAATTCTGCTACAACCTATCGATCAATGGGATCACGTGCAACCTCATCACGTACCTCACCGTCGTCCTGGGCAAGGGCAATGTTGCGTCTGCAAGAAGTGTCTCCACCTGGCAGGCCACCAGCTCCGTGATTCCACTGGTCGGCGCCATCTTGGCCAACTCCTACTGGGGAAGGTACCGCACCATGGTCATCTCCTTCTCCACCTTCGTCGTG GGGATGATCCTGACAGCTCTCTCGGCGTACCTGCTGCTGCTCGTCAAGAACGGCATATCGAATGTGGTGGCGGTTCAGGAGTCCATCATGTTTCTCGGCCTTTACATTATCGCGGTCGGAGTACGCGGTCTCCGGCCATGCCTGATGTCCTTTGGTGCCGACCAGTTCGACGACGGCGACCCGTTGGAGCGCAGGGCGAAAGCCGCCTTCTTCAACTGGTACGTGTTCACCATGTACTGCGGGTCGACGATAGCAAGCACCGGCATCGTGTGGGTGCAAGACCACTACGGCTGGGCACTGGGCCCGACGATCCTGGCCGTGGGACTCTCCTGCCTGGTTGCGACATCGCGCAAGTACAGGTTTCAGCCAACCCATGGCAGCCCACTCACCGGAGTGTGCCAGGTCGTCGTCGCCGCTGTCAACAATTTCAACGTCGAGTTGCCGTCCGATAGCTCTCTCCTCTATGAGCTGCCAGATGACAATCCTGTGATGAGGGGATTTGAGAGGATAGAGCACACCACCGATCTTCG ATTCTTTGACAAGGCAGCCATTGTCGGGCCGTCGAACAAGGAGATGGAGGAGACAGACGCGCCGGCGTTGCGCAGTCCGTGGAGACTCTGCGCCGTGACGCAGGTGGAGGAGCTCAAAATCCTCGTGAGGATGCTGCCGCTCTTGGTCACCATCGTGTTCTTCTACGCCGTGGCGGCACAGGTCCCGTCAACTTTCGTGGAGCAGGGCATGGCGATGGACACCGCCGTCGGCTCGGTGCGCATCCCGCCCGCGTCCATGTCCACCTTCAACGTGCTCACCATCGTCGTCCTGATCCCGCTCTATGACCGGGTGTTCGTGCCGGCGGCCAGGCGGCTCACCGGGAGGGAGAACGGCATCTCGGGGCTGCAGAGGATCGGCGCCGGCCTCGCCATGCCCGTGCTCAGCATGGCCGCCGCGGCGTTTCTCGAGACGGCACGCCTCCGCGCGGCAAAGGCATCGCCGCTGGCGCCAAAGGCGACGAGCGTGCTGTGGCAGGCACCGCAGTACGCGCTGGAGGGCGTGGGCCAGGTGCTCACAACCGTCGGGCAGTTCAGCTTCTTCTACGGCCAGGCGCCGCCCGCGATGAAGACAGTATGCACGGCGCTCGGGCTCCTCTCGATAGCAGCCGGGGAGTACCTGAGCTAG
- the LOC109765154 gene encoding protein NRT1/ PTR FAMILY 8.3, producing the protein MASTGEHTVALLARLPAEAAEAYTTDGSLDFDGNPALKNRTGGWPACRSILGTEFCYCLAFHGISFNLVTYLTGVLGQSNVAAARNVSTWQATCFLMPLGGAVVADSYCGRYRTMVVSCFIGVAGMLMTALSAYLPLLVKNIVSSNIVSSQEFVLFLGLYMIAVGLGGLRPCLMSFGADQFDDGDPSERATKGSFFNWDVFNMNCASLISSTGIVWVQDHYGWALGLTIPAVVLAAGLSCLVATSRTYRFQRTRGSPLTRVCQVVVAAVRKFSVDTPADSSLLYDMPEDHLAGVPRIEHTTDLRFFDKAAILVASDKEVEAAAAPARTSPWRLCVVTQVEEFKILVRMLPLWATVVFFYAVSAQVTSTFVEQGMAMDATVGSVRVPPASMSTFDILTIILLVPLYDRAFVPAARRLTGREKGISELQRIGAGLAMPVLAMAAAALLETARLRAAPNSTSVLWQAPQYTLVGVGELLTTIGQLDFFYGQAPPAMKTVCTALGLLAIAAGGYLSSFLLTTVQWATTTGGAPGWIPDDLNEGHLDRFFWMMAGLGCLNLIAFGSCARRYKSRKGC; encoded by the exons ATGGCCTCCACCGGCGAGCACACCGTGGCCCTGCTTGCCCGCCTTCCCGCCGAG GCGGCGGAGGCGTACACCACCGACGGGTCCCTTGATTTCGACGGGAACCCGGCGCTCAAGAATCGCACAGGTGGATGGCCCGCGTGCCGCTCAATTCTCG GTACCGAGTTCTGCTACTGCCTGGCGTTCCACGGCATCTCCTTCAACCTCGTCACGTACCTCACCGGCGTCCTGGGCCAGAGCAACGTCGCTGCGGCGAGGAACGTGTCCACCTGGCAGGCCACCTGCTTCCTCATGCCTCTCGGCGGCGCCGTCGTCGCAGACTCCTACTGCGGAAGGTACCGCACCATGGTCGTCTCCTGCTTCATCGGCGTCGCA GGCATGCTGATGACAGCTCTCTCAGCGTACCTGCCGCTGCTCGTCAAGAACATCGTGTCGTCCAACATTGTGTCGTCTCAGGAATTCGTCTTGTTTCTCGGCCTCTACATGATCGCCGTTGGGTTGGGCGGCCTCCGGCCGTGCCTCATGTCCTTCGGCGCCGACCAGTTCGACGACGGCGATCCGTCGGAGCGCGCCACCAAGGGCTCCTTCTTCAACTGGGACGTATTCAACATGAACTGCGCGTCGCTCATATCCAGCACGGGCATCGTGTGGGTGCAGGATCACTATGGCTGGGCTCTGGGCCTGACCATCCCAGCGGTCGTCCTGGCCGCCGGACTATCTTGTCTGGTGGCGACGTCGCGGACGTACAGGTTTCAGCGAACTCGCGGCAGCCCGCTCACCAGAGTGTGCCAGGTCGTCGTCGCTGCCGTGAGGAAGTTCAGCGTCGACACGCCGGCCGATAGCTCTCTGCTCTACGACATGCCGGAGGACCACCTCGCCGGAGTTCCGAGGATCGAGCACACCACTGATCTCCG ATTCTTCGACAAGGCCGCCATTCTTGTGGCTTCCGACAaggaggtggaggcggcagcCGCGCCAGCGCGGACCAGCCCGTGGAGACTCTGCGTCGTTACGCAGGTCGAGGAGTTCAAGATTCTCGTGCGGATGCTGCCGCTCTGGGCGACCGTCGTCTTCTTCTATGCCGTGTCGGCGCAGGTCACGTCGACGTTCGTCGAGCAAGGCATGGCGATGGACGCCACCGTCGGCTCCGTGCGCGTCCCGCCGGCATCCATGTCCACCTTCGATATACTCACCATCATCCTCCTGGTCCCGCTCTACGACCGGGCTTTCGTTCCGGCTGCCAGGAGGCTCACCGGGAGGGAGAAGGGCATCTCGGAGCTGCAGAGGATCGGCGCCGGACTCGCCATGCCCGTGCTCGCCATGGCCGCCGCGGCGCTTCTAGAGACGGCGCGCCTCCGTGCGGCGCCAAACTCGACGAGCGTGCTGTGGCAGGCGCCGCAGTACACGCTGGTTGGCGTGGGCGAGCTGCTCACTACCATCGGGCAGCTCGACTTCTTCTACGGCCAGGCGCCGCCCGCCATGAAGACCGTGTGCACTGCGCTCGGGCTCCTTGCAATAGCGGCCGGCGGCTACCTGAGCTCGTTCCTACTGACGACCGTGCAGTGGGCCACTACGACCGGCGGCGCGCCGGGGTGGATCCCCGACGACCTGAACGAGGGTCATCTGGATCGCTTCTTCTGGATGATGGCCGGACTTGGTTGCCTCAATCTGATCGCGTTCGGGAGCTGCGCCAGGAGGTACAAATCCAGGAAGGGTTGCTGA